One window of Candidatus Rokuibacteriota bacterium genomic DNA carries:
- a CDS encoding phenylacetate-CoA oxygenase subunit PaaI produces MSDTAREERMLVRIRAGERIESVSEMTDEYRENLIHLMTMQADSELAGAYGYVPWITKAPTVEEKHVVAQIVKDEVRHATVMYGLLADLDFDVASHVGAHDEVFTMRIAADADIGTARITSDKRVN; encoded by the coding sequence ATGAGCGACACAGCGCGTGAAGAACGCATGCTCGTCAGGATCCGGGCAGGGGAGCGGATCGAATCGGTCAGCGAGATGACGGACGAGTACCGCGAGAACCTGATCCACCTGATGACGATGCAGGCAGACTCGGAGCTGGCGGGGGCCTACGGGTATGTGCCGTGGATCACCAAGGCGCCGACCGTGGAGGAGAAGCACGTGGTGGCCCAGATCGTGAAGGACGAGGTCCGCCACGCCACGGTGATGTACGGGCTCCTGGCCGACCTGGACTTCGACGTCGCGTCGCACGTCGGCGCCCACGACGAGGTCTTCACCATGCGGATCGCCGCGGACGCCGACATCGGCACGGCCCGGATCACCTCGGACAAGCGGGTCAACAT